The region AATTTTCTCTTTAATCTCTTCTAAGGTATAATTTTCTTTAAAGATAAAAAGCTGGTGATTTCTTGTTAAAATAACATCTTTTGTTTGCCAGGCTTCTTTATTTTTGTCCATATATTTTTATTCGGTTAATCTCTCCCCTATTTTTTAATCTTCTCCATCAAAATGACGGGGTAACCGGTTGCTGTGTGGTTATTTTTAATATAATCTTTGCTCAAACCTAATTTTTGTGCAAATTCATTACAACCAACTCTCGCCTCTTTAGTGTTTTTAAAATCTTTATATGCTTCTATTTCAATAAATTTTCCAAGATTTTTTACAGTATCAAGAGCGATTTCAAACTTTCCCGCATACCAATATTCCCTTTTTTTATCAATTATTATTATTTTCTTAAAATCTAAAAAGGATAAAATTTTTCTTAATGATTTTACATCCGAAACTTCGGTTTCGTATTCTTTAGCATAACCCTGGCTTCCATCTTTATTATCAAAATGCTTATCATATTCAAAAATAGTTTTTATCCCCTTTTTATTATAATTAGTTCTAATTCGAAGCCACTCTATTGGTTTTGGTTTCTTTGCAAAAAAATCCCTCTGACACGGAACATAATATTCATCAACTTGCCTTATTGTTTTCTCAAGCTTACCAAATTTTCTCAGTTTTTCTCTGACTTTTTTGTGATTTTTTAATTTAATTTTTATTTCAACTTCTATATTCATTATTCTTTTTATTTAAACTCATAAGCTTTTAATCTCTCCCCTATTTTTTGGATTTTAAATCAACAATATAATTCTTTAGAAATTTCTCTATAGCGCTGACAACTTCATTTTTTAGTCTTGGTGGGCTTTCAGCGACCCAAACCGCAAAATTATAAAGCTCTTTTGTATCAACCTTAACCCATTTTTTATTCATATAAAGAAAAACAAACAAGGTTGTCATAGCAATTCTTTTATTGCCATTTTGAAAAGGATGATCTTTGATCATCAGATAAAACAAA is a window of Candidatus Paceibacterota bacterium DNA encoding:
- the cyaB gene encoding class IV adenylate cyclase; this encodes MNIEVEIKIKLKNHKKVREKLRKFGKLEKTIRQVDEYYVPCQRDFFAKKPKPIEWLRIRTNYNKKGIKTIFEYDKHFDNKDGSQGYAKEYETEVSDVKSLRKILSFLDFKKIIIIDKKREYWYAGKFEIALDTVKNLGKFIEIEAYKDFKNTKEARVGCNEFAQKLGLSKDYIKNNHTATGYPVILMEKIKK
- a CDS encoding type II toxin-antitoxin system death-on-curing family toxin translates to MKKITLAVVRHMSFRLAKELMTFNEPIPDFSTRFPNILESCIAVPFQKFDKKDVYKGLIPKAAFLFYLMIKDHPFQNGNKRIAMTTLFVFLYMNKKWVKVDTKELYNFAVWVAESPPRLKNEVVSAIEKFLKNYIVDLKSKK